A region of Penaeus chinensis breed Huanghai No. 1 chromosome 38, ASM1920278v2, whole genome shotgun sequence DNA encodes the following proteins:
- the LOC125046068 gene encoding phenoloxidase-activating factor 3-like gives MVKGVRFFSKGFLVLQLWLLFSLRVDAAPRTSRQANRCLPGSKCTILTSCPDLLSVLENPTPSGIKKLQQSTCGFAERIPKVCCRNPIPLTPEDKPPSPTSPPSTHPQTTPPVPDVTTPPAPEVTTPPAPEITTPTSRPPVLFPGRSLPAEEKGLDLLPEHCGYSPLGLRISGGKKARFGAFPWMAVLGFEGPGSDPKDDVKWGCGGSLINKRYVLTAAHCTMPSYNEKHTLSKVRLGEHDLRAEKDCRRAGSRGEMCTLPPQTFGIEEMVVHPTFNQRAPESDDIALLRLDRDVDFETPFVQPICLPTEDTDPEKFVGGRGAIIAGWGVTKSGYSLGRLLTATVPHVPLKVCRKNYRNVLLKEQLCFGGVDFKDSCSGDSGGPLFQAKYPGAPHVQLGIISYGYKNCGTEGVASIYTNVASYRKWILQNLKP, from the exons ATGGTAAAAGGCGTTCGATTCTTTTCAAAGGGGTTCCTTGTACTTCAACTCTGGCTCCTGTTTTCCCTCCGCGTGGACGCCGCCCCGAGGACCTCCAGACAAG CCAACCGTTGTCTTCCTGGATCAAAATGCACTATCCTGACGTCCTGCCCTGACCTGCTCTCGGTCTTGGAGAACCCGACGCCTTCAGGAATTAAAAAACTGCAACAGTCAACATGTGGCTTTGCTGAGAGGATACCTAAG GTATGCTGTAGAAACCCCATCCCCTTAACCCCCGAAGATAAGCCAccttcacccacctcccctccgtcAACGCACCCACAAACCACGCCCCCTGTCCCGGATGTCACCACGCCCCCCGCCCCGGAAGTCACCACGCCCCCTGCCCCGGAAATCACTACGCCGACGAGCCGACCTCCCGTCCTCTTTCCTGGCCGGTCGCTGCCTGCTGAAGAGAAGGGGTTGGACCTACTTCCCGAACACTGCGGGTACTCACCTCTGGGACTCAGAATCTCAGGGGGGAAGAAGGCTCGGTTCGGTGCCTTTCCCTGGATGGCTGTACTGGGGTTCGAGG gtCCCGGAAGCGACCCAAAAGACGACGTGAAGTGGGGTTGTGGCGGTTCGCTTATTAACAAACGCTATGTCCTCACGGCTGCCCACTGCACGATGCCCAGTTATAACGAAAAACACACCCT GAGCAAAGTGCGGCTCGGAGAACATGACCTGAGGGCGGAAAAGGACTGCAGGAGAGCGGGAAGTAGGGGGGAAATGTGCACACTTCCCCCACAGACATTCGGCATCGAGGAAATGGTTGTTCATCCCACTTTCAACCAAAGAGCACCTGAAAGTGATGATATTGCGTTGCTGAGGTTGGATAGAGACGTGGATTTTGAGA CTCCTTTCGTGCAGCCTATATGTCTCCCGACTGAGGACACGGATCCGGAGAAGTTCGTAGGAGGTCGCGGGGCCATCATAGCAGGCTGGGGCGTGACCAAGTCGGGTTATAGTCTGGGCAGGCTTCTCACAGCCACCGTTCCTCACGTTCCTCTGAAAGTGTGCAGGAAGAACTACCGCAATGTGCTGTTGAAGGAGCAG CTGTGCTTCGGAGGGGTCGACTTCAAGGACTCCTGCAGCGGGGACTCCGGAGGGCCTCTCTTCCAGGCCAAGTACCCAGGGGCACCGCACGTTCAG CTTGGTATCATCTCCTACGGCTACAAGAACTGCGGGACAGAAGGAGTTGCTTCAATTTACACCAACGTAGCATCGTACAGGAAATGGATCTTGCAGAATCTGAAGCCTTAA